AAGTGTggaagaaaaaatagaaggtatatatgtttccgaatcgaaaaaaaaatttaatgagGAAATCAAATTAATTACTACTGATATACATAAcctcaaaaaaaaaaaaaaaaaaaaacatatagtAAAATGCCCAAGTTTTAAAACTACGTGgaactatttttattttcgaaaaaattataaactGGTACAATTTAAGCTTAATGGATTAAAATTTAAGCATACCAATAATTATAGTTACATAAACACATTTTGTGAATTATTTTACCTTCCTACAATATTTCCATGTCTAAATTATAACAtccataaaataaaatttaaattgtaTGTATCATTTCAAGTTactttaaataataataccaAATGtgttgaaaaatatttacatttttataaacatttaGAAAATAGTAGCGtggaaacaaaaaattattttaatttgagcttaacaaatttaagcaaattttgcaaaaataatacgaaaaaaaaatacgaTATTGATATTATAAATCCCCCATATTTGGTCATAAGTAACagcaaattaaaaaaagtctattatagtaataaacaaatatggggaaaatatttttctttttctttacataaaaaatgtcaTTTAGAGGATTGTGATAAGACAGTGGCATTACCTTCTCAAGtaatacataatattttgcCAAATGTGAAAAAGATAAAGAAAAGAGGAAAaggacaaaaaaaaaaaaaaataataaccaaaataaaatattcattatgCCTACATAGCAATAATAATCGTAGCATTGAACatagaataaataaaaaaaaagagaaaggATATATAACCTACGAATTTTTtagaacaaaatataatattttaaattacaccttttgtttatttgtaggtctatataataaagtacatttaaaaattaaaagaatacctatttttatatatattgaaaaaaataatgaaaataaacaaaatgaatacgttttttttataaatatattgaaaaatgtATTGCTAATgcttatgaaaataaatatttgtttaaaaaaaaaaataacagacaataattttttgcaatttataattttaaataaatataaatatgtaggTGAAGAAAATCACAATTGTCTTACATTTCTATCCACATTTATTAAGATAAATGGAagcaataataatttttataaaattttatcagtcataaaaattattgttcatgaaatttttcatatattatggGGAAATTGCATATACATTAAAgacgaaaaaaatttatggTGTAAAGAAGGACTAACTCGATTTTatgaattaatatatactaaattaatttttaaaaaaataaaaacatatatatatatacacacatgTATCAATTACTCTAATTCATTGctacaaatttataatattcttcaatattacttttatattcttACTATAGACACacttaatatatataatcacACTTTACAATTCTCAAATAGTAAtgtgtataaaaataataaaattaaaaaaaacaaacaaaaaatatataataattgcAACTCAAGCTATAAATACGATGTAAACAGTTTTAGAAAATCCATATTTTACGAAAGAGACATTcaccatttttataatccTCTTACATACAATAAAGgaatgaatatttttaaaattattactattttatgCACACCATATTTTAGaataatcataaaattgttatattataatttttataaccaTTCTATAAACAAGAACAAATTGTTtgcatttattaatttttttttttttatttttcgtattaaaccatttttttttaattataagaAGGAGGAAATAAAGAgtataaataatcaaaataaaagaataaacAATTTCTTTCAATCATGTACGCcagtttataaaaataaaatatccaaaaattttaaaattagaataaaatacaaGAGAAATTTACAAAgctataataataaatatgtctTTTTCCAGAATTTCTATTCaccatttttaaaattgtcttttaaaaaactatataaaatttattgcAATAAAATCAGtaaatttcatttaaattgcAAAGATATTTctgtaaaaaaatggaatacAGTATTTGAGGGTATTAGGATAATGAgacaaaaagaaaaattatattttactactttaaatattaagcatataaaaaaaaatataaacataaagtatataaaacaaatcaAGTGTTTAAACAACATTTTGaaaaactatataaatatagttGGTCCTCCAAagttatttataaaatattttaagaataaaaataaattattaattcgTCAAAagcattattattatgataattatgctcaaaaaattaaagaaacgaataatttatttaaaataccatttatttttaaatttaataataaaacttaTAAAATACTAGTTACAAAAAAGTCAACTTTAGTAgatctatatttattgtgGAATGAAAACAATGAGGAATGTAAAACGACAACTATAGAAGTagattatcaaaataaaataaatttcttcaatatatgttttaagaataattgttatttttcttatcaTTTTGTTGACATGAACTCTTTTAGTCTTATAATAAATTctatcaaaaataataaatgttccgaaaatgatatattctatattgttgtaaatataatactaCACCTTTTAGTCCGTGTTAAATCATTACAGCATGccaaatatttaaattactTGGTGtgtaaacaaatatttttggtaaaaaaaaattaattatataagtttatattcttaattttttaagtaaTATTATGGATATGCATGCCCcaatttacata
This DNA window, taken from Plasmodium berghei ANKA genome assembly, chromosome: 13, encodes the following:
- a CDS encoding M1-family alanyl aminopeptidase, putative, with translation MKTHEHLYHLKKCNYSNGRVKPLMNKVYMLILSLKPSLKYYGYCEIYFLKTSDKGKKIKVYFNDKYIKILKIYLIYSLKYVNEIKEKHIKKGDSCFYTIFSNYLNLKGLYRLIVYFYYESVEEKIEGIYVSESKKKFNEEIKLITTDIHNLKKKKKKKHIVKCPSFKTTWNYFYFRKNYKLVQFKLNGLKFKHTNNYSYINTFCELFYLPTIFPCLNYNIHKIKFKLYVSFQVTLNNNTKCVEKYLHFYKHLENSSVETKNYFNLSLTNLSKFCKNNTKKKYDIDIINPPYLVISNSKLKKVYYSNKQIWGKYFSFSLHKKCHLEDCDKTVALPSQVIHNILPNVKKIKKRGKGQKKKKIITKIKYSLCLHSNNNRSIEHRINKKKEKGYITYEFFRTKYNILNYTFCLFVGLYNKVHLKIKRIPIFIYIEKNNENKQNEYVFFINILKNVLLMLMKINICLKKKITDNNFLQFIILNKYKYVGEENHNCLTFLSTFIKINGSNNNFYKILSVIKIIVHEIFHILWGNCIYIKDEKNLWCKEGLTRFYELIYTKLIFKKIKTYIYIHTCINYSNSLLQIYNILQYYFYILTIDTLNIYNHTLQFSNSNVYKNNKIKKNKQKIYNNCNSSYKYDVNSFRKSIFYERDIHHFYNPLTYNKGMNIFKIITILCTPYFRIIIKLLYYNFYNHSINKNKLFAFINFFFFIFRIKPFFFNYKKEEIKSINNQNKRINNFFQSCTPVYKNKISKNFKIRIKYKRNLQSYNNKYVFFQNFYSPFLKLSFKKLYKIYCNKISKFHLNCKDISVKKWNTVFEGIRIMRQKEKLYFTTLNIKHIKKNINIKYIKQIKCLNNILKNYINIVGPPKLFIKYFKNKNKLLIRQKHYYYDNYAQKIKETNNLFKIPFIFKFNNKTYKILVTKKSTLVDLYLLWNENNEECKTTTIEVDYQNKINFFNICFKNNCYFSYHFVDMNSFSLIINSIKNNKCSENDIFYIVVNIILHLLVRVKSLQHAKYLNYLVCKQIFLVYKALKVNATNCNKIRNITAIFCIEFFKCYMHFSKYFRDIENRKLKLMIRKELINSTFFGEIDKDIEFLFQDFINYLSKIFYLFKESISLLQ